A genome region from Setaria italica strain Yugu1 chromosome III, Setaria_italica_v2.0, whole genome shotgun sequence includes the following:
- the LOC101753367 gene encoding nitrate regulatory gene2 protein, with amino-acid sequence MGCRSSRLDAVDVSPAAALCRERRDLLRAAADRRAHLAAAHAAYFRALPRVADALARFASHHHAATPPGSPVLTLPRPSDHGGDDGDEPKKQRSASASGSATPHTDSGHSHIHFHSDDASDSDPGSSPDPCAAPGGCGGGGHGEIPPQPVPVLRSGVPLPDHGHGDPQERQIHQPGLAMPEMPWEYASYNPYPSFPNTAFQNATFPGYYYMKASSTPANTVYQEPNGYGNFATSSSYMGYNYGYTNPMYGVPLPPEGDQPVEDRGREPEPPAAPPPMPMPETSPWDFFNPFDSYDQELPQCKAKGYDSNGSFTSSPNSSEVRAREGIPELEEETEMESMRESVKARKAVESTASNRIDHVDVSAKVKVSMEHKEVDIESVDSASVLESGEESVCSCDCDHVNARTGGPVPPGDDQGKVKKVSSEDHSSIVLEDVRPPENIGTRDVAEVVQEIKEQFNSVAACGEDVARILEVGRMQYRSRNKVLRLIFSRMMGTFALLFSSLSEPPAKNLEQSAMNSSKRSQNLSKRFDFSSDVELNTLSATMDRLYVWEKRLHKEIMEEERLRITYDKEWKRLKELDASGAEPYKIDTTRASIRTLLTRINISIRSAKVISRRIHILRDDELHPHLVTLIQGLVRMWKFILECHRKQFHTILETKSHILIPKNGPERSSSKVTLELEMELLNWCFCFRNWILSQKAYIETLNGWLVKWLPQEKEETPDGIAPFSPGRLGAPAVFITANDWCQAMKRTSEASIVDTMEAFAVNVHILWERQDEEQQQKLKAEYLSRDFAKRLKSLQKEHGLQGQLEADNTVLPIADNGRAVDNRMVALDTLHKRLDEQRARHEETVKQIREASATDLKSGLAPIFEALESFTQETLRGYENVRITVGSGGA; translated from the exons ATGGGGTGCCGGAGCTCGCGGCTGGACGCGGTGGACGTGTCCCCGGCGGCCGCGCTCTGCCGGGAGCGCCGGGACCTGCTGCGCGCCGCGGCGGACCGCCGCGCGCACCTCGCTGCCGCGCACGCCGCCTACTTCCGCGCGCTGCCGCGCGTCGCCGACGCGCTCGCGCGGTTCGCGagccaccaccacgccgccacgccgccggggTCGCCCGTGCTCACGCTGCCGCGGCCCTCGgaccacggcggcgacgacggcgacgagcccAAGAAGCAGCGTAGCGCCTCCGCGTCCGGCTCCGCCACCCCGCACACCGATTCCGGCCACTCCCACATCCACTTCCACTCCGACGACGCTTCGGACTCCGACCCCGGCTCCTCCCCGGACCCCTGCGCCGCCCCcgggggctgcggcggcggtggccacggCGAGATACCCCCACAGCCGGTGCCTGTCCTTCGCTCAGGCGTTCCCCTGCCCGACCACGGCCACGGAGATCCCCAAGAACGCCAAATCCATCAGCCGGGACTGGCAATGCCGGAGATGCCTTGGGAGTATGCTTCCTACAACCCTTACCCTTCGTTCCCAAACACAGCATTCCAAAATGCCACATTTCCCGGCTACTACTACATGAAGGCCAGCTCGACGCCGGCGAACACGGTGTACCAAGAACCGAACGGCTACGGCAACTTCGCCACCAGTTCGTCCTACATGGGGTACAACTACGGGTACACCAACCCCATGTACGGCGTTCCGTTGCCGCCGGAGGGGGATCAGCCGGTGGAGGATCGTGGCCGGGAGCCGGagcctccggcggcgccgccgccaatgccaatgccggaGACGTCACCCTGGGACTTCTTTAACCCGTTCGATTCATATGACCAGGAGCTTCCGCAGTGTAAGGCGAAAGGGTACGATTCCAATGGGTCGTTCACGAGCAGCCCCAACTCGAGTGAGGTGAGGGCAAGGGAGGGGATCCcggagctcgaggaggagaCGGAGATGGAGTCGATGAGGGAGTCTGTAAAGGCGAGGAAGGCGGTAGAGAGCACAGCGTCGAACCGGATTGACCATGTGGATGTCAGCGCCAAGGTGAAGGTGTCCATGGAGCACAAAGAGGTTGACATTGAGAGTGTGGATAGTGCTTCGGTACTTGAATCAGGGGAGGAGAGTGTGTGCAGTTGTGATTGTGACCATGTCAATGCTAGAACAGGAGGACCGGTGCCACCAGGTGATGATCAAgggaaggtgaagaaggtgagCTCGGAGGATCACTCATCCATAGTACTCGAAGATGTACGGCCACCGGAGAACATTGGGACAAGAGATGTTGCCGAGGTTGTTCAGGAGATAAAGGAACAGTTCAACTCAGTGGCTGCCTGCGGAGAAGACGTAGCAAGGATCCTTGAGGTCGGGAGGATGCAGTACAGATCAAGGAATAAAGTCTTAAGAT TGATATTTTCACGGATGATGGGGACCTTTGCCTTGCTATTTTCTTCCTTATCCGAGCCACCAGCGAAGAACTTGGAACAATCAGCAATGAATTCATCCAAAAGAAGTCAAAATTTGAGTAAAAGATTCGACTTCTCCAGCGATGTTGAACTTAATACTCTCTCCGCAACAATGGATAGGCTGTACGTGTGGGAGAAAAGACTTCATAAGGAAATTATG GAGGAAGAGAGATTGAGGATTACATACGACAAAGAATGGAAGCGCTTGAAAGAGTTGGATGCTAGTGGTGCAGAGCCATACAAGATTGATACAACACGGGCGTCAATTAGGACACTGCTTACCAGAATCAACATTTCCATTAGATCAGCTAAAGTTATCTCGAGGAGGATTCACATACTACGAGATGATGAGTTACATCCACACCTTGTTACGCTTATCCAAGG GCTTGTTAGGATGTGGAAGTTCATTCTTGAGTGCCACCGGAAGCAATTCCATACCATACTTGAAACTAAATCTCATATCCTCATCCCTAAGAATGGACCTGAAAGAAGCTCCTCCAAGGTTACATTAGAACTAGAAATGGAGCTTTTGAACTGGTGTTTCTGTTTCAGGAATTGGATCCTATCCCAAAAGGCTTATATCGAAACCCTCAATGGCTGGCTTGTGAAATGGCTCCCTCAGGAAAAGGAAGAAACCCCAGATGGCATTGCACCGTTCTCTCCTGGTAGGCTTGGAGCACCTGCTGTGTTCATCACAGCTAATGATTGGTGCCAAGCTATGAAAAGGACATCAGAAGCTAGCATCGTAGATACGATGGAGGCTTTTGCAGTTAATGTGCATATATTATGGGAGCGGCAGGATgaagagcagcagcagaagtTAAAAGCCGAATATCTGTCTAGAGATTTCGCAAAGCGGCTCAAGTCTCTTCAGAAGGAACATGGCTTGCAGGGACAGTTGGAAGCTGATAACACAGTGTTGCCCATCGCTGACAATGGTAGGGCGGTTGATAACCGCATGGTTGCGTTGGATACATTGCATAAGAGGTTGGATGAACAAAGAGCTAGACATGAGGAAACCGTGAAACAAATCCGAGAGGCAAGTGCAACTGATCTGAAATCAGGCCTGGCTCCCATATTTGAAGCACTGGAATCTTTCACTCAAGAGACGCTGAGAGGCTATGAAAATGTCAGGATTACAGTTGGAAGTGGTGGAGCTTGA
- the LOC101764993 gene encoding glutathione S-transferase T2-like has product MSSRMASLSKRKVTVPSKSKTAVAAGTTRAVAAAAGAAATKVPRGSGSALAPNLVSLSNSVMAADNSTHPPGGFMGLFNNQSHLSQNSHFVGAPSHYAPFKPNNSGNSSQEVQVLSEQEAIEVDSDTENVRTEKRILWTPEEDEKLMRAWLKNSTDSSVGADRNNEHYWGDVVKSYNMTIPSQRKRNSKQAKDRWHKINRWIDLYECAYLKARKLFTSGYSDQMWIDTADKFYLEDNKKAKLGPFVLKNVWKICRDVAKWKTYNEDLKNARKRKSYRIEGEKDENDDIEEMLERPIGQKAAKKAALAAKMKSKGSNLDNDGKSKESAIDVEKLDKFSKIQEDLNANRMKVLELQQKLSSEKLETTRLAHLTAQETKEAKRLEKESKMMQAYNSLISQDTSSMSDEEKAERVAAMKCLRKSLFPEMS; this is encoded by the exons ATGTCTAGCAGGATGGCATCGCTTTCGAAGAGGAAGGTCACGGTACCTTCGAAGAGCAAGACGGCGGTGGCAGCAGGAACGACGCGGGCggttgcagcggcggcgggtgcggctgCGACCAAAGTTCCTCGTGGAAGCGGTTCGGCTCTAGCACCCAACCTCGTCAGCCTCAGCAACAGTGTGATGGCGGC GGACAACAGCACACACCCTCCTGGTGGATTTATGGGCTTATTCAACAACCAATCCCATTTATCACAGAATTCACATTTTGTTGGTGCTCCATCTCATTATGCACCTTTCAAG CCTAACAACAGTGGAAATTCATCTCAAGAAGTACAAGTTTTATCTGAACAGGAGGCTATTGAAGTTGATAGTGATACTGAGAATGTCAGGACAGAGAAGCGGATCTTGTGGACACCAGAAGAAGACGAGAAACTGATGAGGGcttggttgaaaaattcaacagacTCATCCGTTGGAGCTGATAGGAACAACGAGCACTATTGGGGTGATGTTGTCAAGTCATACAACATGACTATCCCGTCACAGAGGAAAAGAAATTCAAAGCAAGCCAAGGATCGATGGCACAAGATTAATCGGTGGATTGATCTATATGAATGTGCATATTTGAAGGCTCGCAAATTATTCACAAGTGGCTACTCCGATCAGATGTGGATTGATACAGCAGACAAGTTCTATTTGGAAGACAACAAGAAGGCAAAGCTAGGTCCCTTTGTGTTAAAGAATGTTTGGAAAATATGCCGAGATGTGGCAAAGTGGAAAACATATAATGAAGACCTCAAGAATGCTCGTAAAAGAAAGTCATATCGCATTGAAGGAGAAAAGGATGAAAATGATGATATTGAAGAAATGCTAGAGCGACCTATTGGACAAAAGGCAGCTAAAAAGGCTGCTCTTGCTGCAAAAATGAAGTCTAAAGGATCAAACCTGGATAATGATGGAAAATCAAAGGAATCGGCCATTGATGTGGAGAAGCTCGATAAATTTAGTAAAATTCAGGAAGATTTAAATGCAAACCGCATGAAGGTACTGGAACTACAACAGAAGTTATCATCTGAAAAGCTTGAAACCACTAGACTGGCTCATCTTACTGCTCAAGAGACCAAAGAGGCAAAAAGGCTCGAGAAGGAATCAAAGATGATGCAAGCTTACAACTCTCTCATCTCTCAAGATACAAGTTCAATGTCTGATGAAGAAAAAGCTGAACGTGTTGCTGCCATGAAGTGTCTTAGGAAGTCTTTATTTCCTGAAATGAGCTAG